GGTTTTTATTCTAAAATTATTAAGAATATACTGTGATACTTCTTTTATTCTTTCAGGATGTAATAGAGCTTCCTTAGTTTCTGCTGCCGATAGTTTTCCCATGTCTTGTTCCATCTCTAAAGACTTAAACTGTGGACGAACATCATTATAATCAACTTTAAACTTAAGCACCTTTTCATCTCTAATTGCATCCGTAATTATATAAGAATGTAGCTCTCGTCCAAATACTGTGGCGGTGGTTTCAGCTCCCAACGCATTTTCAGGAAATATCGGTGTACCTGTAAACCCAAATTGATAATACTTCTTGAACTTCTTATTGATATTTTTTTGTGCTTTACCAAACTGCGAACGATGAGCCTCATCAAAAATAAAAACGACCTGTTTATCATAAATCGGTAAATCCATTTCACTTTTAATAAGATTATTTAACTTTTGAATAGTGGTTACAATGATTTTATTATCATCTTTAGCAATGTTACGTTTAAGTCCGGCCGTATTTTCTGAGCCATTAACACTATCTGGTGAAAATCGTTGATACTCCTTCATCGTCTGATAATCTAAGTCTTTTCTATCTACTACAAAAAATACCTTATCTATAAAATCAAGTTCGGTCGCCAATTGAGCAGCCTTAAAACTAGTCAGCGTTTTTCCTGAACCAGTCGTATGCCAAATATATCCACCGCCTTCTGTAGTTCCCCATTTCTTTGTCTCATATGAGCTTTTTATCTTCCACAAAATTCTTTCTGTTGCAGCTATTTGATATGGACGCATAATTAACAGATTATCACTTGAGTCAAAAACCGAATAATGTAGCAGAACTTGTAGAAGTGCATTTTTTTGAAAAAACGTTGCGGTAAAATCTTTTAAATCTCTAATTCGTGTATTGTCTGCTTTCGCCCAGTTCATTGTAAAATCAAAACTGCTTTTATCACGCTTGGTGGTATTAGCAAAATAACGACTATCTGTCCCATTAGAGATTACAAAGATTTGTAAATACTTAAATAAAGAGTTCTCTGAATTATAGCTCTCCTTACTATATCTATTAATCTGATTAAAGGCTTCTTGAATTGCAACCCCGCGTTTTTTTAGTTCTACCTGAATTAATGGCAACCCATTTACCAAGATGGTAACATCGTATCGGTTAGCCTGAGAGCCTATTTGTTCAAACTGAGAAATTACCTGCGTCTTGTTTTTTGATATATTTGCTTTATCCACTAAATAAATGTTCTGAATATGTCCATCATCAAAAACAAAGTCATAAATATAATCGTTATGAATTTTACGTGTTCTATCAATACGGTTATCACTCGGTTTGTCTAAGTACTCTTCACAGAACCTAGTCCATTCTGCGTTGCTGAATTGTACATCATTCAGTATTTGAAGCTGTACCCTAACATTGTCAAGCATTGCTTCAGGTGTTTTTAGTTTCGGCAAATACTCATAGCCTTGATTAATTAGGTCTTGTATAAGCTCACTCTCGAGAGATGCCTCTGTTTGATAGGCTGCTGCTTCACCCAAAACTAAACATTTTGTGTATTTATCTAAAACTATAAAATTATTTGATTCTGCAATAGATTTATAATTTGTCATAAGTCTTCCTCCTGAACCAACACATTATAAGTAATTAGTTGAATTTATGGTTCTTTTTTAATTCTTCTAGCAAAAACTTCAGGACGCGTTTATCTGCCTCTGATAGTTCGGCAATTTCATCAGCTGAATGCTTTGAATGACTTGAAATATTGATAATCCTACTTTCATATGGATTAACTCTGCCGTTTTCCACTTTAGGTAAAAGTTCACCCCAATTTTTGTATCCTAAAAATGTTGATGTCTTTTCCAAAATGTTTCTAAGAAAATTGAAATGGTATTTCTTCAATTGTCCAGTTTCAATCGCTTTTTCAATCTCGGATTTTAAGGAAAGATGATAAGAAAAAGGAGAATCATTACCTTGATGTATTAATTCATATTCATTATTTTCATCTTTTTTCAAAAAGTAATTTTTATTTTTTTCATATTTAAACTCATTATAAAGAACATTGTAAAAGAGAGGATTATGTGTTGTAATAATGAACCTTAGTTTAGACTCGCTAGACTTAACTAATTGCGCTAGGTTTACAGCTACTTCAATTAAGTGGTTTTCATCTAACGAACTTACAGGATCATCAATAAACACATATTCTAGAATATCAAACTGAGTTGTCTCTCTATCATCTTTTTCAGGGATATTTAGTACATTAACTATCTCCTCAAGTAATGAAAAAAATATACTCCAAACAAAACAACTTTCTTCACCTTTAGAAATTTTAATACCATCTGGATCTTCATCATTACCACGTTCATAGGAGAAAGTTACTTCCGAAAAGGCACTTATTGATATATCTTTTCCTGCCTCATCTTTAGTCGTGTACTCGGGATTAAAATGAGGAGTTAATTTTTCATCAGTATAATTTTGGAAATGATTGATAACATTTAATTCCTGTCCTTGCTCATTAAATATCCACCCAGTAAAAGCATTCGGGTGTATCTTTAATTTTGGGGCAACATCATTTTCAAATCATTATCCCAATAAAACAAATCCTCTGTGAAGGCACTATAATAAATAATCTTTTTACTGGCAAAATCTGCTTCTTCCATCTCAATCCCACTTTTCGGGTCAATTAAAAATTTAAACTCTCTTGAAAGTCTTGTTTTCCCTGTACCGTTAAAAGCGTAAATTAATTGTACTTTTTTGTCATTGTTTTGCAACTGTTTTGCAATTTCATTTAAACTTTTTCCCATACTACACCTCTAACTCAGCTTTTGGAAAAGTCAAAAGCTTATCACGATAATATTCATATTGTTTTTGTCGTGCTTTTATTTCGGCAGGTAAACCACTTGAAATATCATTACAAAGTATGTCAAAACGATCAAGAATCTCAACAATACGTCGTTGCTTGGGGAGTGATGGTAGAGGTATATAAATCCCCATTATTAGTGAAGAATTTAAATCTCCTCTTGCACCTTGCTTTCTTGAGAGTAATTCCTCATATTGGCTACAAACACAATAGAATACATATTTGTAAAGCGCTTTAGTTTCATCTATTTCCATATTATAACAATGCTGGTTAGTTGTTGTTGGAATTTTATTTATAGCACATCTACCGGCTGTAGCACCTGAAATGGCAACAATTACACAATTGGTTGGTATCCATTTTGCTGAAGTTTTCCTTACTGCTTCTTCAGTAATAAAACTACCAATTTTATAAATCTCATTAAACTTAACTTCTTGTGTTCTTAACCACGGCACTGATCCATTAGTATAAAATTCGCTATTTCCTTTATTAGGCGTAGCACCCGAGCAACTTTTCTTAACTACTGCTTTAAGCTGCACCATTGGCACCCCATCACCAAAAGTAAGCAAGCTTTCTCTATAATACTCATACTGTTTTTTCCTTGCTCTAAGCTCTGCTGTAAGCTCTGCTGTAAGCTCTGTGAAATTGTCCAAAATACGGACAATTTCTTCTTGTACTGGCAATGGCGGGAGAGGGATTCGAAAATACGAGTATTTGGCTATCCATTGCCGTGAATGGTCAACAGGTTGATACTGAATGTTCTTCATGCAATGATATATATACCTAAGCAATGCATTTTTATCTTCTAAAAGCTTTACTCTTAACATTTTCATCGCAGAAGATTTAATTTTAAAACTAAAGTCCACCCAATGAAAAGATGTAGTAAAGTCATCAAAAATAATAGTAGGGTTTTCTTTTGTTGATATATATATTCCTCCTGTTTCATTTGTGTATCCTAACACAAATGTCTGTCCAGCAGTTAAAACAGGAGTTTCAAAACTATCATCATAATTAGTAGTTTCGACAATGTATTTTGTGGGTTGTTCATAATCTAAAATGCTATTAAGCTCTACATACTCCACCCCATTAGGGCAAAGCTCATCTATCAGTTGCTCTAACTTACTCATCTATTCCACCTCGATTTCTGCAATAATTTTATCTATTTCAGTACGAAGTTCATCTATTTTGGATACTGTTGTTTTTATTTCTGCATTCAAAACCTTTATATCTATGACCTCTCTCGTATCTTTTACATCAACATAAGTGCTTACCGACAGATTATAATTTTCAGCTGCAATTCCATCATTTTCTACAGACTTTGAAATATAGTCCATATCTTCTTTATTTGAAAATATTTCGATGATTTCTTCAATATGTTCTTCGGTTAAAATATTATTGTTCGTTGCCTTTTTATAAAACCTCTCACCACTCGCATCTATAAATTGAGTTTTTGTCACACTCTTATGTTTTGAGAGGACCATAATATTCACTGCTATTGAAGTACCATAAAAGAGATTAGGGGCTAATGAAATTATAGTTTCAACATAGTTATTATCAATCAGATATTTTCTTATCTTTTGTTCTGCTCCCCCGCGATAGAATATACCAGGAAAACAAACGATAGCTGCTCGCCCTTTGCCAGAGAGATAACTGAGTGCGTGCAATACAAAAGCAAAATCTGCTTTAGACTTTGGTGCAAGTACACCTGCTGGAGCAAACCGTTCATCATTAATAAGTGTTGGATCATCACTGCCAATCCAATTAATCGAATATGGTGGATTAGATACAATCGCATCAAAAGGTTCTTCGTCACCAAAACGCGGGTCTAGCAACGTATTTCCTAGCGCAATATTAAATTTATCATAGTTTACATTATGTAAAAACATATTCATACGAGCAAGATTATAGGTTGTATGATTGATTTCCTGCCCATAAAAACCATCTTCAATAATATGTTCGTCAAATTGTTTTTTTGCTTGTAACAGTAGTGATCCTGAACCAGCAGCAGGATCATATATTTTATTAATCGTTTCTTGATTATGTATTGCTAATTTTGCAATTAATTTAGAAACACTTTGCGGTGTAAAAAATTCTCCACCTGATTTCCCAGCATTAGCAGCATAGTTAGAAATTAAATATTCATACGCATCACCAAAAAGGTCTATTTGATTGTCTTCAAAGTCGCCAAAATCAAGACCTTCAACACCTTTAATAACTGCGGCTAGTCGACTATTTTTATCATTTACAGTATTTCCCAATCTATTACTTGTTGTGTCAAAATCAGCAAATAATCCCTTGATATCAGGTTCTGATGGATACCCGTTTGCAGAACTTTCAATAGCAGAAAAGATTGTGGCTAAATCTGTGTTCAAACTTTCATTTGTATTCGCCTTTTTAGCAATATTAACAAACAGTTCACTTGGATAAATAAAGTATCCTTTGGTTTTTATCGAATCTTCTTTGATTTCTTTAGTTATAATAGCATCGTCCAGTTCTGCATAATTGATGCTGTCATCCCCACCTTCAATATAATTAGCAAAATTTTCACTAATAAAACGATAAAAAAGTGTTCCTAAAACATATTGTTTAAAATCCCATCCATCTACCGAACCGCGGACATCATTAGCTATTTTCCAAATTTGTGCCTGTAATTTTTCTCTTTGTGCTGCGCTTGACATTTCAATTCCTCCACTTTAGTATAAGCTCTTTTCCTTTTACCTACATTATAGTTTATCCATTTAATTATACCATATTATCTATACTTTATTTATTTAAATTTATAATTATAAAAACCAAAAAAGTCTGAGTTTTTAACTCAGACTTTTTATTATCTCTTCTCCAAAACTGTCACATTCTCAACATGTTTTGAGATGAATTCATAGCTGTCAAAGGACAATTTCCATTTTCCTTTTTTACTGAATTCTCTTTGAGGGAACATATCTACTGTGGACTTTCGTATGTGGGAAGATATCAGTTCCTTTATCCGATTTGAAAAAATGCCTCCGACAAGTTGGAATCATGTTTGTCCCGAAAAACTTGTCTACTCAGTTTTTATTCCAGCAAAGAATGTATTACTTTAACAATGGTCAATCCGTAATCAACAAAGAAGCTTTTTTGTTCTTCCGAATAGGTTTTTCTTTCCGATATTGCATCATCTGTGGCATGCCTAAAACAATGCATTTTCTTTCTATAGCTTGTTACTACATCGTTAGAAATATAATCAAAACAAATCGTAGAATAATCAAGTGTAAGAAACTTACCGTTCTTCTTTAATAAACTTTCTATTAAATTTGCTATCTCTGCAAGTTTTTCATCTGTACTCATATTATTGAATGATGCTTGTCGGTTTGATATCTCAATAAACTTTTGATTGATTGAATCATCTATATCAACATAGGTTGATTTCTGTTCAAATGTCAACCTTGCAACAAATGTTCTTCTGACAGCATATCGAACAGTCCCATTATCATCATCTCCCTCTGCAATAATTCTGTTCCTAATTTCTCCATAAGTAAAGTCACTAGGTGCAACAGGTGGTCGTGCCAATAATCTAGGAAATTTTTTTATCACATATCCTACTTTGTATAAATAATACGATATGAGATAAAACCAACATTTATTTTCACTACCAGAAAAATCTACATCTGGCTGGCATAGTTCCCTAAACTTTGTTATCGCTTCCTCTGCATCATACACCTCAAATTCATAATCCTCTACTTCCGTATAACCACTAAATATATTGTAAACATTATTAACGTTCTCGATCGAATCGTAAAAACGATAATGATATTCATCCTTTTGTATATTTTGGAAGTAAAAATCTTTTAAATCCATACTGTCACTCCAATTCTTTTGATCAATTTCGTAATGCATCTTCAGATAATCATCACTACAAATTCTAATTTATAAAGTTACTCGAGCTCATTACCGCACTTTATTTCATCACCATCTGGTAAAGTCCAAAGCTCGATGATACAAGCATTATCCTTAAACAAGATATTGTATTGCTAAAGCAATTAGTGATAAACACCGATTAAAAAGATAATCGTAGTAGCGGATATCGGTGATATCAATCTTATTAGTTTCATGATGACGAATGCGGTATTTATTTCCTATATCTGTCAAGGTCTTAAATTCAGCATTAAATAGATCTACAAACTTATCATTCCCGTTTGCCATATCATTCACTATTTTTTCTGATGAATGTTTCTTATCTAATGTTGTATAGTAAGTTTTTAAGCGTTCTAATGCATCCCATATCTTTTCAACTGAATCTTGCCGAGCTGCCGGGTTTGGTGTTTTATATAATGCAACGGCATCTTTCAACAACTCTCTTGAGCCTTGCTCATGTACCGATGTAAAAGATTTTTCTATTTCCGCTGTAAGTGGACTGTTCTCAACAATTCTTTCAATAATCTTTTCGTCCGTAAGTTCATATAACAACCCAGACTCAGAGAATATTTCATTTATTGCCTCTTGGAAATTTGCAAATACATCTGAAGAATCATGGCAATCTATCGTTTGGTAGTTTCGGTATCTCTCATTATTCCATCGTTCTGAGATATCCTTAATATTTTGTGCAAAGAACTCAATAAGGTCTAAAAGCGAATATTGATCGTATTCATCTCCATATTGCGGTGTGCTAATTCTGTTATACTCATCACGAAAGAGAGATGGTATTCTTATCTTTATTCTTGTTGTGAATCCGTTTTCATCAAATGCAATATAGTCGCTATCAGTAAAGTCGTGATGACAATTTAGAGCAAAAATATGTGTTAAATTCTTTTGATATCTTTTGCAGCAATCTAAGAGCAATGAATACATATCTCTGTTAATAGAATATGTCTTTTCCTGCGGTGCTCTTATACCATGTCTTTCAGAGTATAATCTCATAAGCCATCTCCTCATAAATTTGTTTTATATATTAAGCCACTAAAATGACCATCATTAATTTAGAATCTGTTTTCGTGGGTTAATTTCATCACTG
This genomic stretch from Culicoidibacter larvae harbors:
- a CDS encoding restriction endonuclease subunit S; its protein translation is MSKLEQLIDELCPNGVEYVELNSILDYEQPTKYIVETTNYDDSFETPVLTAGQTFVLGYTNETGGIYISTKENPTIIFDDFTTSFHWVDFSFKIKSSAMKMLRVKLLEDKNALLRYIYHCMKNIQYQPVDHSRQWIAKYSYFRIPLPPLPVQEEIVRILDNFTELTAELTAELRARKKQYEYYRESLLTFGDGVPMVQLKAVVKKSCSGATPNKGNSEFYTNGSVPWLRTQEVKFNEIYKIGSFITEEAVRKTSAKWIPTNCVIVAISGATAGRCAINKIPTTTNQHCYNMEIDETKALYKYVFYCVCSQYEELLSRKQGARGDLNSSLIMGIYIPLPSLPKQRRIVEILDRFDILCNDISSGLPAEIKARQKQYEYYRDKLLTFPKAELEV
- a CDS encoding type I restriction-modification system subunit M, coding for MSSAAQREKLQAQIWKIANDVRGSVDGWDFKQYVLGTLFYRFISENFANYIEGGDDSINYAELDDAIITKEIKEDSIKTKGYFIYPSELFVNIAKKANTNESLNTDLATIFSAIESSANGYPSEPDIKGLFADFDTTSNRLGNTVNDKNSRLAAVIKGVEGLDFGDFEDNQIDLFGDAYEYLISNYAANAGKSGGEFFTPQSVSKLIAKLAIHNQETINKIYDPAAGSGSLLLQAKKQFDEHIIEDGFYGQEINHTTYNLARMNMFLHNVNYDKFNIALGNTLLDPRFGDEEPFDAIVSNPPYSINWIGSDDPTLINDERFAPAGVLAPKSKADFAFVLHALSYLSGKGRAAIVCFPGIFYRGGAEQKIRKYLIDNNYVETIISLAPNLFYGTSIAVNIMVLSKHKSVTKTQFIDASGERFYKKATNNNILTEEHIEEIIEIFSNKEDMDYISKSVENDGIAAENYNLSVSTYVDVKDTREVIDIKVLNAEIKTTVSKIDELRTEIDKIIAEIEVE
- a CDS encoding type I restriction endonuclease subunit R yields the protein MTNYKSIAESNNFIVLDKYTKCLVLGEAAAYQTEASLESELIQDLINQGYEYLPKLKTPEAMLDNVRVQLQILNDVQFSNAEWTRFCEEYLDKPSDNRIDRTRKIHNDYIYDFVFDDGHIQNIYLVDKANISKNKTQVISQFEQIGSQANRYDVTILVNGLPLIQVELKKRGVAIQEAFNQINRYSKESYNSENSLFKYLQIFVISNGTDSRYFANTTKRDKSSFDFTMNWAKADNTRIRDLKDFTATFFQKNALLQVLLHYSVFDSSDNLLIMRPYQIAATERILWKIKSSYETKKWGTTEGGGYIWHTTGSGKTLTSFKAAQLATELDFIDKVFFVVDRKDLDYQTMKEYQRFSPDSVNGSENTAGLKRNIAKDDNKIIVTTIQKLNNLIKSEMDLPIYDKQVVFIFDEAHRSQFGKAQKNINKKFKKYYQFGFTGTPIFPENALGAETTATVFGRELHSYIITDAIRDEKVLKFKVDYNDVRPQFKSLEMEQDMGKLSAAETKEALLHPERIKEVSQYILNNFRIKTHRSHTGAKGFNAMFAVSSVDAAKLYYEALNDFQKNSEKPIRIATIFSFAANEEQSAIGEILDETFEPSAMDSSAKEFLTKAINDYNEMFSTGFGVDSKEFQNYYRDLTNRVKKQEIDLLIVVGMFLTGFDAPMLNTLFVDKNLRYHGLIQAFSRTNRIYNSTKTFGNIVTFRNLEQATIDAIVLFGDTNTKNVVLEKSYKEYLDGFTDISTGEARRGYVDVVNELNLRFPNVDDIVTEKDKKAFVKLFSEYLRIENILQNYDEFTNLKALQSVDIHNPEALEEFKTSHFLSDEDIEAMEGIRVPEERMIQDYRSTYNDIRDWLRREKAGKEKENTSIDWDDVVFEVDLLKSQEINLDYILELIFEKNKKVKDKEVLVEEIRRIIRSSIGNRAKEGLVVDFINQTDLDSIQDKANIIDSFFEFAQIQQKREAEELIYEEELNVDAAKRYILSSLKREYASETGTEINELLPKMSPLNPKYLTKKQSVFQKISAFVEKFKGVGGTL
- a CDS encoding AbiJ-NTD4 domain-containing protein, which codes for MRLYSERHGIRAPQEKTYSINRDMYSLLLDCCKRYQKNLTHIFALNCHHDFTDSDYIAFDENGFTTRIKIRIPSLFRDEYNRISTPQYGDEYDQYSLLDLIEFFAQNIKDISERWNNERYRNYQTIDCHDSSDVFANFQEAINEIFSESGLLYELTDEKIIERIVENSPLTAEIEKSFTSVHEQGSRELLKDAVALYKTPNPAARQDSVEKIWDALERLKTYYTTLDKKHSSEKIVNDMANGNDKFVDLFNAEFKTLTDIGNKYRIRHHETNKIDITDIRYYDYLFNRCLSLIALAIQYLV